In Gopherus flavomarginatus isolate rGopFla2 chromosome 1, rGopFla2.mat.asm, whole genome shotgun sequence, a single genomic region encodes these proteins:
- the LOC127043307 gene encoding zinc finger protein with KRAB and SCAN domains 2-like, translating to MPPCPKRAPAWNTCELQDLISVWGEEAVQSQLRSSRRNYDTYGQISKSLLQRGHERDALQCRVKVKELRSAYCKAHEGNRRSGVAPTTCRFYQELDAILECDPTANPRTTMESSEQGEEGESVEEAESEATGVEGDTPESQEACSQELFSSQEEASQSQQLELVGEEEAEERVPVSLNPPALSQPAEKLQNLRHKPRKSKEDLVKAVMNQYARENKRLQDWREKMHEWRETQSRRKELATKKSTKQLISLLVCQTDCMQSLVAMQADQYRANPRPPKLSPLCPSVCSKHLSPASWFLPPPAAPNTCTFTYQP from the exons atgcctccatgccccaaacgagccccagcatggaacacttgcgagctgcaggacctcatcagtgtttggggtgaggaagctgtgcagtcacagctgcgctccagccgtagaaattatgatacctatgggcagatatcaaagtctttgctgcaaaggggccatgaacgggacgcgttgcagtgcagggttaaagtaaaggagctgcggagtgcgtattgcaaagcccatgagggaaaccgccgctcaggagttgcccccacgacctgccgtttttaccaggagctggatgccatacttgagtgtgaccccactgccaatccgaggaccacgatggagagttcagagcagggagaagagggggagagtgtagaggaagccgagagtgaggctactggggtggagggagacaccccggagtcccaggaggcatgcagccaggagctcttctcaagccaggaggaagctagtcagtcacagcagctggaacttgttggtgaagaagaagcagaggagcgggttcctg tgtccttgaatcctccggccctatcacagcctgctgaaaaactacagaacttgaggcataaaccaaggaaaagcaaagaagatttggtgaaagcagttatgaatcagtatgccagagagaataagaggctgcaggactggagagagaaaatgcatgagtggagggaaacacaaagcaggagaaaggaattggctaccaagaaaagcacaaagcagctgataagcctcctggtgtgccaaacggactgtatgcagtctctcgtagccatgcaggcagatcagtaccgtgctAACCCACGccccccaaagctctctcccttgtgccccagtgtttgctcaaaacacctttctccagcatcctggttcttaccaccaccagctgcccccaacacctgtacgttcacctaccagccctga